AGGAAGCTAGCAAACAAGACTATTTTCATCCTCAGAAAATAAAAATAGACGTACCCGAGACTTCCCTCAACATACGTCTATTTACAAACGGTTTGATATTTAATTATTAGAATATGAATCTACACCTAGATTGCAAGAACCGTGCAAGACTTCTGACAGCCAAAAAGAAAAGGTGCAAGTCATCTAAGTCTAACATCACTTACGATACAATCGGATTTGAATCTCCACATAATCCTCATGTTCTTTTTCTTTCTGTTCATACCGAATCCCATTAGCACGGATTTCCATCAAACTATCCGCAATAATGTCACGGGCTTCAGAGACGTCTTGTGCAAATTCAGGAGGACGCGCCACGACTTTCTCTTCCACCACATCATCTTTAACGGCTGTTGCCTTCAAACGTTCCTCGGTTTGTTTCACATTCAATTGCTCTTTCAAAATAACGCCGAGCATCTCTTCTTGAAATTCAGGCGTTTGGCCAACGAGCGCACGGGCATGACGCTCTGTAATCTGATGTTCACGAACTGCTTCCAACACGACGGGCATTAATTTCAACAAACGCAACTTGTTCGCGATGAAACTTTGACTCTTTCCAACACTTTTAGCCAGTTCCGCTTGTGTAATGCCTTCAAATGCTAGCAATTTTTTGTAAGCTTCTGCTTCTTCCACAGCTGATAAGTTTTCACGTTGAATGTTTTCAATCAGTGCAACTACAGCTGTTTCCTCATCATCTAAATGACGCACGAGTACTTCCGCTTCTGTCATTTGATTCATTTGCAAAGCACGAAAACGGCGTTCACCTGCAATAATTTCATACATATTTTCTTCAATCGGACGCACAACAATCGGCTGAAGTAAACCGTGTGCGCGAATCGACTCGGCCAATTCTTCAATACGTGCAGTATCAAACTTTTGACGTGGCTGGTATCGATTAGGCACGATTT
Above is a genomic segment from Staphylococcus delphini containing:
- a CDS encoding ParB/RepB/Spo0J family partition protein; this translates as MKKPFSKLFGLKNKDDLLTVTDEDKKGVQSINIEKIVPNRYQPRQKFDTARIEELAESIRAHGLLQPIVVRPIEENMYEIIAGERRFRALQMNQMTEAEVLVRHLDDEETAVVALIENIQRENLSAVEEAEAYKKLLAFEGITQAELAKSVGKSQSFIANKLRLLKLMPVVLEAVREHQITERHARALVGQTPEFQEEMLGVILKEQLNVKQTEERLKATAVKDDVVEEKVVARPPEFAQDVSEARDIIADSLMEIRANGIRYEQKEKEHEDYVEIQIRLYRK